TACAGCCCCAGGAtagtttttttttggtttttttttttttttttgaacaattAATCTTTCTGCCTCGGAGTCCACTAGGAACTCGATCTTGGTGCTGGGGACCTATCTTAAGTTTTATCAAGGGCTCAATGTTCTTTTGCGTCCCCAGCAGCTAGAGCCCATGActtcattctttaaaaatttactCATCCTGCAgcctttttctgcagtttcttctCACGTGTCTTCTTTCCCCACAGTAATGGCACTCTAATTCACTTAGAGATTGTCTTTCACGTTTTATTGACCACTCACGTCTATCGGACCCATGAAGGATCCTTCGTCTCTGGtctctgttttccctctgtTCATCTCTTATAGCTGCCACTGAAATCTTTGTCTGCCTCCTCAGCATTTCCATCTGCTTTTCCTGCATCTCTTCCtgcatttccttcttctttttctgcatttcttcttctctcctttgcctttcctcctctttttcttcatcctttctTACATACACCTGAATCATAATCCCTAAATGACTATCTGGAGATAACCTTGCCACTAACTCATTTTCTGACCTCCTCTTATCCTGCGGAGCACCCTGCAACTTTTCTTTCTTAGCACTTAattcagccttctcttctggTTTTTCCTCAACCTTAGGACTATCTTGACTAGTTTTACAGTCACCCATGGGAACAGAAGatttacttttcttctgtccCATATTCCGGAATGCCTTCAAACACGCACGTTTCACTCAATTCAGTCGCTTCCCCTCGTTCGTGAATCACTCCCTCGCGGGCGATGAGAAATGCACTACTGGAGGGTCCCCAATCGCCTCGCCCAACTGGACGTCCCACTCATTCACATTCCGGGAATCCCTCCCAGCCAAAAATGGGGTTAAATACTTACCTTCCTTCCCGAGGCAAGAATCCGTTCAGTTCCTCACTGAACGGTTCTCCGACCggaaaaaacaacacacacacaacccccctTCTCCGGGCCTGTGCACAGAGATTATGAAGAACTTCAGTAATTTATTTGCTTATCTGCCCTTTTCTAAATCTTTTCGGTTGGAATTTCAGAGCCGGTGCCGTGTGACTGTTgcagagcaatttaaatttagtagtagaatggctaaggcttagtaggagagtaggcctagaaagcaacactccgAAGTAGTAAGTTAACAACCTTGTTTGGgtgctgaagaagtggaaacaataatcaaaggatctagtcaagcatgtatataacgATTTTTTACCTTGGATGTGGCAagggtctgttaaacagtttctaggagTAATAAAACTTAAGCagatttatgattagagtagatgattattaattgttatcagtatgaagtataagcttgtttgtaactgcacctggtttgctgtggaaactgtaactgttttgctgtggaaactgcacgtaaacttgtttgtgtaaaaaagctgaactgagaatgagggtcttcggaatcctgacttgggacATGAGTCCGCAGGTTCCTGGGCCCTGATTAAAGCACGCATAAACtggcactctgttggtttgtgttttttttggtAACGGGCAACAGGACTCCCACCAGGACCGTCCAAAAAGGGATGGAGCGCCCGCCCCAGAGGGGATCCTACTGCCCCAAAAGTTCAGATCCCAGTCGCAGCACTGTTATAGGtaaataaaccaaatcaaaatttAGCAGCAAAATTTATTGTGAGACTTATATAAAGTGCAGATAAGCAAATCAGCATGCTGGGTGGCCTGGAGAGACCCCTGCTCCCCACCAGCCCACAAgctcaataaaaacaaaccGCAACTTTCATACTTTTTCAACTCCCCCTCCAGTAGTCACTTGTTAGCTCTTGATTGGGCTTGGGTTCGCGGGCTTCTTTCTGGTTGGTTCTGTTGTAGGCCCATTTTGGTTGCCTGGGACTTTCCATCAGTACTTTCCATCAATAACTTTAATTAGCACAATGTCCTTGGAGCTGAATATGGGAAGGTGTCCAGATGGTCCAGATGTTCTCCTTGGCTCTTTCTTTATCATGTCCATCCTTGACCCTCTGAACCTCGTTCTCGTCTTCTTTCCTAATGAGTAACTTAgacaatatttttagaaaagcaggaTATGGTATACGTGTTCAGTAAAGCAAGATACTCTATCTTTGCCAACTTGGGAACTGCCAGTTGCAGGACAGTCAACTTACTGCTGTTAACTACTCCACAGCTTACGACTCCCTAGTCCCAACCAAGTATTAGCTAtaatatacagaaaatacaatatatatattttgacGAGTAAATTTTACCATTGCTTACTTATTACAAGGGGAAGACTGATCTAAAAAGCAACTGCTGAAAACAAAGGGCGTGAGTGTCCTGGTGACACTACAGGAGATTTCAGGCACTGGGGGGAAATACCACCACAAGCGGTCCAGTATGTCAGGGACACCCAATGTAtctgggagaagaaggaaatgaTGACTGCAGGTGACACAAATTTCCTGAGCCAGCACCAGCCCCGTGCTGAGGCTGTTCCCAAAAACAACTATGGGGTAGGTCatgagagaaggaggaagatgttttCTGAAGGATGGGAAATTCCCCCTTCCCACCAGGGGAAATTCCATTGACAGTGTCTGATTGTCCTAGTCCCCTTTCCAGGGAAAGTTTATGTGCTCCTGTCCCCTCTCTCCTGCTTGGACTGCTGTGAGTGAGAGCATTTCTTTGTCTGGTGCTCACTgaagctgtgcaggcagctcagAGGGTGACCCATGGAGCTGTGGGTGCCTTTGGCTgcatcccagtgcccagctgtgctctgtgctttggGAAAGGGCAGAAGTGCCTCTGCTGGAGGTaagtgctgctcctgcctgcagagcccttcctgcctgcacaggggCAATGCTGCCCAGCCGGGCTGCtttcctgctgggcagggaaagggatggggcagaaggcagggcagggatggagcagaCATGCTGAAGTGTCCTCAGTACAAAGCAAACATGGACTTCTGATGTCCCTCCATGGAGGGACAACCAACCTTGTGCaggtggggtgagaggccagggctgggaatgggggttgcaggggctgctctgtgacAGTGGCCCTGGGGCACCTTCCCAGGCTGTCCCTGAAACAaagacacagcccagcccctgctctgctgctctcttggGTCTGGGCcaggagctctggctgtgcAAGGACACTACTGCGTGCCCCCACCCTGCACACTCCCGCTCTCAACTGGGCTCAGGCAGTTGCTTTGCCAGGGCATTCCTGGAGCACATTGCTGACAGGGACTGTGGAGGAAGAGCCaagccttcctgccctgccctcaggaGATGCCCTTGGCTGAtggaagtgctggggtggagcccagctctgtgccagcagtgcccagggcctgtccctgcctgtgatcCCAGCATGGACAGGCAACAGGGCTGTGCCCAAGCTGCCAGACCACTCAGGCCTTGCACccaccagcagggctgggaaggacagTGTGGAGTTGGAAAGAGCAGATGTGGAAAGAGCAAGTGCCCttgtccctggctgtgctgctgtgctgggagtcTCTTCCCTGAAGCTCTGCACACAGACACTGCCCCTGCAGCTTCAGAGAAGGGCTGAGGAAGCATCTTGGACGCACGAATCAAGGCGGGGTACTTTATTCTACTCAAATGTACCgagaaaaagccttttaaaagcCTTTGGATTAGAGAAGGATGGTAGGTATTAATGTAGAAATTTATGAGCAATGCCACTGATTTTTTGATAACATTTATAAATGtagaaaaagaacaagaaaatgcatcaacaaaaaatagaataaataggagaaaaaaagctcAAACTGTAGTTACCTTCTACATGCTCTGCAGAAGAAACGACACACTTTATTTTTGCCTCTAAATCCAGCCATGAGTTTCCTCAGAGagtccttgagctcctggttcctcaggctgtagatgagggggttcagtgctggaggcaccaccgagtacagaactgacagggccagGTCCAGGGATTGGGAAGAGATGGAGTGGGGCTTCAAGTGGGAAAACATGCCAGTGCTGAGGAAAAGGGGGACCACGGcgaggtgagggaggcacgtggaaaaggctttgtgccgtccctgttgagaggggatcctcagcacagccctgaagatctgcacataggagaacacaatgaaaatgaaacaaccaaaccctAAGCAGCAACTAACCACAAGAAGCCAAACTTCCCTGAGGctggagtgtgagcaggagagcttgaggacgtgtgggatttcacagaagaactggcctagggcattgccctggcacaggggcagggaaaatgtattggctgtgtgcagcagggaATAGAGAAACACAGtgccccaggcagctgctgccatgtgggcacaagctctgctgcccaggagggtcccgtagtgcaggggtttgcagatggcaacgtagcggtcatagcacatgatggtgaggagggaaaccTCTGCTGACataaaaaaggtaaagaaaaagagctgtgcagcacatcccatgtaggagatggttgtggtgttgcagagggaattgtgcatggctttggggacagtggtgcagatgcagcccaggtctgtgagggagaggttgagcaggaagaagctcatgggggtgtgcaggtggtggtcgcaggttacggcgctgaggatgaggccgttggccaggagggcagccagggagatggccaggaagagccagaagtgcaggagctgcagctcccgcctgtctgccaatgccaggaggagaaactgggtgagggagctgctgttggacatttgctgcctctgaACATAGGGACCTGTTAAAGTGGGAAAGAACAGTGACAagttagggtttgggttttttctgacTACCTTAATCTCTCCTGAGGAGTGTTCCTGGATGTCAGAACCCCTAAGCACTTCTGATGCACTCAGGGAGAACAGAGCAGGTCCTACCAGGCAGGAGGATGGTCTGGGGCTTAGTGCCGAGTGAGGGGAGCAGGTCTGTCCCTGTCTCTTGTTCCCAGCTGCCCTGGCTTTGCTTCTTCCTGAGATGGATATTGATCATACACTCCCAGTTTCGTCTGAAAAGCCACCA
This Pseudopipra pipra isolate bDixPip1 chromosome W, bDixPip1.hap1, whole genome shotgun sequence DNA region includes the following protein-coding sequences:
- the LOC135406060 gene encoding olfactory receptor 14I1-like encodes the protein MSNSSSLTQFLLLALADRRELQLLHFWLFLAISLAALLANGLILSAVTCDHHLHTPMSFFLLNLSLTDLGCICTTVPKAMHNSLCNTTTISYMGCAAQLFFFTFFMSAEVSLLTIMCYDRYVAICKPLHYGTLLGSRACAHMAAAAWGTVFLYSLLHTANTFSLPLCQGNALGQFFCEIPHVLKLSCSHSSLREVWLLVVSCCLGFGCFIFIVFSYVQIFRAVLRIPSQQGRHKAFSTCLPHLAVVPLFLSTGMFSHLKPHSISSQSLDLALSVLYSVVPPALNPLIYSLRNQELKDSLRKLMAGFRGKNKVCRFFCRACRR